From the Rhinolophus sinicus isolate RSC01 linkage group LG02, ASM3656204v1, whole genome shotgun sequence genome, one window contains:
- the RECQL gene encoding ATP-dependent DNA helicase Q1 isoform X1: protein MLLERKERLVAGRFYWRAAESERNLDLQFNFRMASISALTEELDSITNELHAVDIQIQELLERQQELTQKKNILTNRIKQCLENSNAGDSNECDSSPASWNKEDFPWSAKVKDVLQNVFKLKTFRLLQLETINVTMSGKDIFLVMPTGGGKSLCYQLPALCSDGFTLVICPLISLMEDQLMVLKQLEITATMLNASSSKSHVKWVHDEMVNKNSKLKLIYVTPEKIAKSKMFMSKLEKAYAAGRLTRIAVDEVHCCSHWGHDFRPDYKALGILKRQFPNTALIGLTATATNHVLKDVQEILCVEKCFTFTASFNRPNLYYEVRQKPSNTEDFIEDIVKLINGRYKGQSGIIYCFSQKDSEQVTVSLQKLGIRAGAYHANMEAEDKTKVHRGWSTSEIQVVVATVAFGMGIDKPDVRFVIHHSMSKSMENYYQESGRAGRDDMKADCILYYGFGDIFRISSMVVMENVGQQKLYEMVSYCQDISKCRRVLIAQHFDEVWNSEACNKMCDNCCKDISFERKDVTAYCRDIIKILQQAEEMNEKLTPLKLMDSWMGKGAAKLRVAGVAPPKLPREDLEKIIAHFLLQQYLKEDYSFTAFATISYLKTGPKANLLNNEAHVITMKVKKSTQSCFRIESPQTCHSKGADKKKEEKNSGNFQKKSANKAQQSDSKSTGAKKRKIDDARDECF from the exons aaagaaatttggATCTCCAATTCAATTTTAGAATGGCATCTATTTCAG CTCTAACTGAGGAATTGGATTCTATAACCAATGAGCTACATGCAGTAGACATTCAAATTCAAGAACTTCTGGAAAGGCAACAGGAGctcactcagaaaaaaaacatCCTAACAAACAGAATAAAGCAGTGTTTAGAGAATTCTAATGCCGGGGACAGCAATGAGTGTGATTCTTCACCTGCCTCTTGGAATAAAGAag ATTTTCCATGGTCTGCTAAAGTTAAAGATGTTCTGCAAAATGTCTTTAAACTGAAGACGTTCAGACTACTTCAGCTTGAAACTATTAATGTAACAATGTCCGGAAAGGATATCTTTCTTGTTATGCCTACAGGAGGTGGGAAGAGCTTATGCTACCAGTTACCAGCATTATGTTCAGATG gTTTTACTCTTGTGATTTGTCCATTGATCTCTCTTATGGAAGACCAGTTAATGgttttaaaacaattagaaattacAGCTACCATGTTAAATGCTTCTAGTTCTAAG AGTCATGTGAAATGGGTTCATGATGAGATGGTAAATAAAAACTCCAAGCTAAAGCTAATTTATGTGACTCCAGAGAAAATTgcaaaaagcaaaatgtttatGTCAAAACTAGAGAAAGCCTACGCAGCAGGGAGACTTACCCGAATTGCTGTGGATGAAGTTCACTGCTGCAGTCACTGGGGTCATGATTTCAGACCTG attaTAAGGCACTGGGTATCTTAAAGCGGCAGTTTCCTAACACAGCACTCATTGGGCTGACTGCAACTGCAACAAATCACGTTTTGAAGGATGTTCAGGAAATATTGTGTGTTGAAAAGTGTTTTACTTTTACAGCTTCTTTTAATCGGCCAAATCTTTATTATGAG GTTCGGCAGAAGCCCTCAAACACTGaagattttattgaggatatTGTAAAACTCATTAATGGGAGATACAAAGGGCAATCAG GAATCATATATTGCTTTTCTCAGAAGGACTCTGAGCAAGTTACAGTTAGTTTACAGAAACTGGGAATTCGTGCAGGTGCATACCATGCCAATATGGAAGCAGAAGATAAGACCAAGGTTCATAGAGGATGGTCAACCAGTGAAATTCAG GTAGTCGTGGCAACAGTTGCATTTGGTATGGGAATTGATAAGCCAGATGTGAGATTTGTGATTCATCATTCAATGAGTAAATCAATGGAAAATTATTACCAAGAGAGTGGACGTGCAG GTCGAGATGACATGAAAGCAGACTGTATATTGTATTATGGCTTTGGAGATATATTCAGAATAAGTTCAATGGTGGTAATGGAAAATGTGGGACAACAAAAGCTTTATGAGATGGTGTCATACTGTCAAGACATAAGCAA ATGTCGTCGTGTATTGATAGCTCAACATTTTGATGAAGTATGGAACTCAGAAGCGTGTAACAAAATGTGTGACAATTGCTGTAAAGACATTT CATTTGAAAGAAAGGATGTAACAGCCTATTGCAGAGATATAATTAAGATCCTACAGCAGGcagaggaaatgaatgaaaagctCACGCCACTGAAACTGATGGATTCCTGGATGGGGAAGGGTGCGGCAAAACTGAGAGTAGCAGGTGTTGCTCCTCCCAAACTTCCTCGTGAAGACCTGGAGAAAATTATTGCGCACTTTCTTCTACAGCAGTATCTTAA AGAAGACTACAGTTTTACAGCTTTTGCTAccatttcatatttgaaaacagGACCTAAAGCTAATCTTCTGAACAATGAGGCCCACGTTATCACCATGAAAGTAAAGAAGTCCACACAGAGTTGTTTCAGG ATTGAATCACCTCAAACTTGTCATTCTAAAGGAGCtgataaaaagaaggaagaaaaaaattcaggtaACTTCCAGAAGAAGTCTGCAAACAAGGCTCAGCAATCTGACTCTAAGAGTACAGGggctaagaaaagaaaaattgatgatGCACGAGATGAGTGTTTCTAG
- the RECQL gene encoding ATP-dependent DNA helicase Q1 isoform X2 has product MRLRERNLDLQFNFRMASISALTEELDSITNELHAVDIQIQELLERQQELTQKKNILTNRIKQCLENSNAGDSNECDSSPASWNKEDFPWSAKVKDVLQNVFKLKTFRLLQLETINVTMSGKDIFLVMPTGGGKSLCYQLPALCSDGFTLVICPLISLMEDQLMVLKQLEITATMLNASSSKSHVKWVHDEMVNKNSKLKLIYVTPEKIAKSKMFMSKLEKAYAAGRLTRIAVDEVHCCSHWGHDFRPDYKALGILKRQFPNTALIGLTATATNHVLKDVQEILCVEKCFTFTASFNRPNLYYEVRQKPSNTEDFIEDIVKLINGRYKGQSGIIYCFSQKDSEQVTVSLQKLGIRAGAYHANMEAEDKTKVHRGWSTSEIQVVVATVAFGMGIDKPDVRFVIHHSMSKSMENYYQESGRAGRDDMKADCILYYGFGDIFRISSMVVMENVGQQKLYEMVSYCQDISKCRRVLIAQHFDEVWNSEACNKMCDNCCKDISFERKDVTAYCRDIIKILQQAEEMNEKLTPLKLMDSWMGKGAAKLRVAGVAPPKLPREDLEKIIAHFLLQQYLKEDYSFTAFATISYLKTGPKANLLNNEAHVITMKVKKSTQSCFRIESPQTCHSKGADKKKEEKNSGNFQKKSANKAQQSDSKSTGAKKRKIDDARDECF; this is encoded by the exons aaagaaatttggATCTCCAATTCAATTTTAGAATGGCATCTATTTCAG CTCTAACTGAGGAATTGGATTCTATAACCAATGAGCTACATGCAGTAGACATTCAAATTCAAGAACTTCTGGAAAGGCAACAGGAGctcactcagaaaaaaaacatCCTAACAAACAGAATAAAGCAGTGTTTAGAGAATTCTAATGCCGGGGACAGCAATGAGTGTGATTCTTCACCTGCCTCTTGGAATAAAGAag ATTTTCCATGGTCTGCTAAAGTTAAAGATGTTCTGCAAAATGTCTTTAAACTGAAGACGTTCAGACTACTTCAGCTTGAAACTATTAATGTAACAATGTCCGGAAAGGATATCTTTCTTGTTATGCCTACAGGAGGTGGGAAGAGCTTATGCTACCAGTTACCAGCATTATGTTCAGATG gTTTTACTCTTGTGATTTGTCCATTGATCTCTCTTATGGAAGACCAGTTAATGgttttaaaacaattagaaattacAGCTACCATGTTAAATGCTTCTAGTTCTAAG AGTCATGTGAAATGGGTTCATGATGAGATGGTAAATAAAAACTCCAAGCTAAAGCTAATTTATGTGACTCCAGAGAAAATTgcaaaaagcaaaatgtttatGTCAAAACTAGAGAAAGCCTACGCAGCAGGGAGACTTACCCGAATTGCTGTGGATGAAGTTCACTGCTGCAGTCACTGGGGTCATGATTTCAGACCTG attaTAAGGCACTGGGTATCTTAAAGCGGCAGTTTCCTAACACAGCACTCATTGGGCTGACTGCAACTGCAACAAATCACGTTTTGAAGGATGTTCAGGAAATATTGTGTGTTGAAAAGTGTTTTACTTTTACAGCTTCTTTTAATCGGCCAAATCTTTATTATGAG GTTCGGCAGAAGCCCTCAAACACTGaagattttattgaggatatTGTAAAACTCATTAATGGGAGATACAAAGGGCAATCAG GAATCATATATTGCTTTTCTCAGAAGGACTCTGAGCAAGTTACAGTTAGTTTACAGAAACTGGGAATTCGTGCAGGTGCATACCATGCCAATATGGAAGCAGAAGATAAGACCAAGGTTCATAGAGGATGGTCAACCAGTGAAATTCAG GTAGTCGTGGCAACAGTTGCATTTGGTATGGGAATTGATAAGCCAGATGTGAGATTTGTGATTCATCATTCAATGAGTAAATCAATGGAAAATTATTACCAAGAGAGTGGACGTGCAG GTCGAGATGACATGAAAGCAGACTGTATATTGTATTATGGCTTTGGAGATATATTCAGAATAAGTTCAATGGTGGTAATGGAAAATGTGGGACAACAAAAGCTTTATGAGATGGTGTCATACTGTCAAGACATAAGCAA ATGTCGTCGTGTATTGATAGCTCAACATTTTGATGAAGTATGGAACTCAGAAGCGTGTAACAAAATGTGTGACAATTGCTGTAAAGACATTT CATTTGAAAGAAAGGATGTAACAGCCTATTGCAGAGATATAATTAAGATCCTACAGCAGGcagaggaaatgaatgaaaagctCACGCCACTGAAACTGATGGATTCCTGGATGGGGAAGGGTGCGGCAAAACTGAGAGTAGCAGGTGTTGCTCCTCCCAAACTTCCTCGTGAAGACCTGGAGAAAATTATTGCGCACTTTCTTCTACAGCAGTATCTTAA AGAAGACTACAGTTTTACAGCTTTTGCTAccatttcatatttgaaaacagGACCTAAAGCTAATCTTCTGAACAATGAGGCCCACGTTATCACCATGAAAGTAAAGAAGTCCACACAGAGTTGTTTCAGG ATTGAATCACCTCAAACTTGTCATTCTAAAGGAGCtgataaaaagaaggaagaaaaaaattcaggtaACTTCCAGAAGAAGTCTGCAAACAAGGCTCAGCAATCTGACTCTAAGAGTACAGGggctaagaaaagaaaaattgatgatGCACGAGATGAGTGTTTCTAG